One Notolabrus celidotus isolate fNotCel1 chromosome 16, fNotCel1.pri, whole genome shotgun sequence DNA window includes the following coding sequences:
- the LOC117827994 gene encoding homocysteine-responsive endoplasmic reticulum-resident ubiquitin-like domain member 2 protein isoform X1 yields MDQSVVDSLVTLVIRAPNQKYTDQTINCCQNWTVEKLKAHLSDVYPSKPSSKDQRLVYSGKLLLDHFTLKDVLRKQDEYHMLHLVCASRTPPSSPKPPRSHSNKPQESPSSPTPLQSSTSSFTAQQSQTSSAESGDGLRQRTGHFPDPHMYSQFMHRWNQYPPQTAPPTNMPPYYNPMTLIWWQQLYAQQYYMHYHLLAASSQHLSQDPASPQSNRLTDQPEQQPPGNRRGNPEVQMNAQGGEILNEEELNRDWLDWVYTFSRAAILLSVVYFYSSFSRFITVMMAMLVLYLHQAGWFPFNLENELFPDRANQDVMEAELHDLNLQEMEGLMDDGSDDDGESGEEGAEDPNSGPQAGFFSSTWSFIITFFMSLIPEGPPNAAN; encoded by the exons ATGGATCAAAGTGTTGTGGACAGTCTTGTTACCCTTGTTATCAGGGCACCCAACCAGAAGTACACTGACCAGACCATCAACTGCTGCCAGAACTGGACTGTGGAGAAGCTGAAAGCTCACTTGTCTGATGTGTACCCGAGCAAACCA AGCTCCAAAGACCAGAGGCTGGTGTATTCTGGGAAGCTGCTATTGGATCATTTCACATTAAAGGATGTGCTCAGAAAG CAGGATGAGTACCATATGCTCCATCTGGTGTGCGCCTCAAGAACCCCTCCCAGCTCACCAAAGCCCCCCCGCAGCCACAGTAACAAGCCCCAGGAGAGCCCGTCCAGTCCCACG CCCCTGCAGAGCTCCACTAGCTCTTTCACTGCTCAGCAAAGCCAGACATCCTCAGCAGAGAGTGGTGACGGACTCAGACAGAGAACTGGACACTTTCCAGATCCCCATATGTATTCACAATTTATGCACAG GTGGAATCAGTACCCCCCACAGACAGCTCCTCCCACAAACATGCCCCCTTACTACAACCCCATGACACTAATATGGTGGCAGCAGCTGTACGCCCAGCAGTACTACATGCACTA TCACTTACTGGCTGCTTCCTCTCAGCACCTGTCGCAAGACCCGGCGTCCCCTCAGTCGAACCGGCTAACCGATCAGCCGGAGCAGCAGCCTCCAGGAAACCGTCGCGGCAACCCGGAAGTCCAGATGAATGCCCAGGGAGGGGAGATCCTGAACGAGGAGGAGCTGAACCGGGATTGGCTGGACTGGGTCTACACGTTTTCACGCGCTGCCATCTTACTCAGCGTGGTTTACTTCTACTCGTCGTTCAGCCGCTTCATCACGGTGATGATGGCCATGTTGGTGCTCTACCT GCATCAGGCCGGCTGGTTTCCCTTTAACCTGGAGAATGAACTCTTTCCTGACAGAGCCAATCAGGATGTGATGGAGGCGGAGCTGCATGACCTCAACTTGCAAGAAATG GAAGGACTGATGGATGACGGCTCAGATGACGACGGGGAAAGCGGGGAAGAAGGAGCGGAAGATCCAAACAGCGGCCCCCAAGCGGGCTTTTTCTCCTCCACGTGGTCCTTCATCATCACCTTCTTCATGTCGCTGATCCCAGAGGGGCCACCAAACGCTGCTAACTGA
- the LOC117827994 gene encoding homocysteine-responsive endoplasmic reticulum-resident ubiquitin-like domain member 2 protein isoform X2 has translation MDQSVVDSLVTLVIRAPNQKYTDQTINCCQNWTVEKLKAHLSDVYPSKPSSKDQRLVYSGKLLLDHFTLKDVLRKDEYHMLHLVCASRTPPSSPKPPRSHSNKPQESPSSPTPLQSSTSSFTAQQSQTSSAESGDGLRQRTGHFPDPHMYSQFMHRWNQYPPQTAPPTNMPPYYNPMTLIWWQQLYAQQYYMHYHLLAASSQHLSQDPASPQSNRLTDQPEQQPPGNRRGNPEVQMNAQGGEILNEEELNRDWLDWVYTFSRAAILLSVVYFYSSFSRFITVMMAMLVLYLHQAGWFPFNLENELFPDRANQDVMEAELHDLNLQEMEGLMDDGSDDDGESGEEGAEDPNSGPQAGFFSSTWSFIITFFMSLIPEGPPNAAN, from the exons ATGGATCAAAGTGTTGTGGACAGTCTTGTTACCCTTGTTATCAGGGCACCCAACCAGAAGTACACTGACCAGACCATCAACTGCTGCCAGAACTGGACTGTGGAGAAGCTGAAAGCTCACTTGTCTGATGTGTACCCGAGCAAACCA AGCTCCAAAGACCAGAGGCTGGTGTATTCTGGGAAGCTGCTATTGGATCATTTCACATTAAAGGATGTGCTCAGAAAG GATGAGTACCATATGCTCCATCTGGTGTGCGCCTCAAGAACCCCTCCCAGCTCACCAAAGCCCCCCCGCAGCCACAGTAACAAGCCCCAGGAGAGCCCGTCCAGTCCCACG CCCCTGCAGAGCTCCACTAGCTCTTTCACTGCTCAGCAAAGCCAGACATCCTCAGCAGAGAGTGGTGACGGACTCAGACAGAGAACTGGACACTTTCCAGATCCCCATATGTATTCACAATTTATGCACAG GTGGAATCAGTACCCCCCACAGACAGCTCCTCCCACAAACATGCCCCCTTACTACAACCCCATGACACTAATATGGTGGCAGCAGCTGTACGCCCAGCAGTACTACATGCACTA TCACTTACTGGCTGCTTCCTCTCAGCACCTGTCGCAAGACCCGGCGTCCCCTCAGTCGAACCGGCTAACCGATCAGCCGGAGCAGCAGCCTCCAGGAAACCGTCGCGGCAACCCGGAAGTCCAGATGAATGCCCAGGGAGGGGAGATCCTGAACGAGGAGGAGCTGAACCGGGATTGGCTGGACTGGGTCTACACGTTTTCACGCGCTGCCATCTTACTCAGCGTGGTTTACTTCTACTCGTCGTTCAGCCGCTTCATCACGGTGATGATGGCCATGTTGGTGCTCTACCT GCATCAGGCCGGCTGGTTTCCCTTTAACCTGGAGAATGAACTCTTTCCTGACAGAGCCAATCAGGATGTGATGGAGGCGGAGCTGCATGACCTCAACTTGCAAGAAATG GAAGGACTGATGGATGACGGCTCAGATGACGACGGGGAAAGCGGGGAAGAAGGAGCGGAAGATCCAAACAGCGGCCCCCAAGCGGGCTTTTTCTCCTCCACGTGGTCCTTCATCATCACCTTCTTCATGTCGCTGATCCCAGAGGGGCCACCAAACGCTGCTAACTGA